A region of Phoenix dactylifera cultivar Barhee BC4 unplaced genomic scaffold, palm_55x_up_171113_PBpolish2nd_filt_p 000213F, whole genome shotgun sequence DNA encodes the following proteins:
- the LOC103720977 gene encoding uncharacterized protein LOC103720977: MAQENQTIIPVDPASFPSRRKRGRPRKHDGPGCEPRRRNRQFQATATQAFPAQAPSSHANPIASSSRGPCGLIGQKVSGILEGIFDAGYLLTVRVGETGPVFKGLVFDPHLSVPLTVDNDIAPLLPMSRSDEILYQVGHAPTKEPVSPPIHPVSKMVTAAVPLQIREPATPFPPVNHLHESSRLPQTAPSAKEAERNDATHLSQDVHPASQPDLKKVLMETAPSTEEVAGHGANRLPQDICPALQTDVDIIRLEKAPSTKVAQKDAIHLPQDVRPALQTEFKNILLETLSRKVANDELPKSQPAASQQSVPTCTQTGLSSGPSYVMNNAGAAAIGASSGDRTEKMVETAKGCVNSEHIEGSSDNVGGKLNCTGQAPQSDKSLTDNETAGGNADISCQALICDEKLKANETFGGKMDLVGEAPQLNIQVSENRELPEEFQNEKDQQNLSVPSTPEVVASQVQIEEQKLQSSNICHIGNDG, encoded by the coding sequence ATGGCCCAAGAGAATCAAACAATCATCCCTGTTGATCCAGCAAGCTTTCCTTCAAGGCGTAAACGAGGTCGTCCTCGTAAGCACGATGGTCCTGGATGTGAACCACGTAGGAGAAACCGGCAGTTTCAAGCTACTGCAACTCAAGCATTTCCAGCACAGGCTCCTTCATCTCATGCTAATCCAATTGCCAGTTCCAGTCGTGGGCCTTGTGGCCTCATAGGTCAGAAAGTCTCTGGTATTCTGGAGGGGATTTTCGATGCGGGATATCTTCTCACTGTTCGAGTAGGTGAGACTGGACCTGTCTTCAAGGGTTTGGTGTTTGATCCACACCTGTCTGTTCCTCTCACTGTGGATAATGATATTGCACCACTTCTTCCAATGTCAAGAAGCGATGAAATCTTATATCAGGTTGGCCATGCACCAACCAAGGAGCCAGTTTCACCACCAATCCATCCTGTATCGAAAATGGTTACAGCTGCAGTGCCTCTTCAGATAAGGGAACCTGCTACCCCTTTTCCACCTGTAAACCATTTACATGAATCCTCCAGGCTTCCTCAAACAGCTCCAAGTGCAAAGGAAGCAGAGCGGAATGATGCCACCCATCTCTCTCAGGATGTGCACCCTGCTTCACAACCTGACTTGAAAAAAGTACTTATGGAGACGGCTCCAAGTACAGAGGAAGTTGCGGGGCATGGTGCCAACCGTCTTCCTCAGGATATATGCCCTGCTTTGCAAACTGATGTTGACATAATACGTCTGGAGAAAGCTCCAAGTACAAAAGTAGCGCAGAAAGATGCCATCCATCTTCCTCAGGATGTGCGCCCTGCTTTGCAAACtgaatttaaaaacatacttctgGAGACATTATCCAGAAAAGTGGCAAATGATGAGCTGCCAAAATCTCAGCCTGCTGCATCTCAACAATCTGTGCCTACGTGCACACAAACAGGACTTTCATCAGGCCCATCTTACGTTATGAACAATGCCGGGGCAGCAGCCATCGGAGCTTCTTCAGGAGATAGAACTGAAAAAATGGTTGAGACAGCAAAAGGATGTGTAAATTCTGAACATATTGAAGGATCATCAGATAATGTTGGTGGAAAGCTCAATTGTACTGGCCAGGCACCACAGTCGGATAAGTCCTTGACAGACAATGAGACAGCTGGTGGCAATGCAGATATTAGTTGCCAGGCGCTGATATGCGATGAGAAGTTGAAGGCCAATGAAACGTTTGGTGGGAAGATGGATTTGGTTGGTGAGGCTCCGCAACTTAATATACAAGTATCAGAAAACAGAGAGCTGCCTGAAGAATTCCAAAATGAGAAGGACCAACAAAACCTCTCAGTTCCTTCTACTCCTGAAGTAGTAGCATCGCAGGTTCAGATTGAGGAACAGAAGCTTCAGTCAAGTAACATCTGCCATATTGGCAATGATGGTTGA